TGTGTGAATTAGGTAAAGATCAATCTCCAATCAATATCAAAAATGCAATAGAAGATAGTCCAGCAAAAATCAGTTTTGATTATCAGCCTTCTCCCTTGAGTGTCGTCAACAATGGTCACACTATTCAGGTGAACTATGCTCAGGGTAGTACTGTGAGTATTAATGGTGAGAAATACTTGTTACTTCAGTTCCATTTCCATACTCCCAGCGAACATGAAATTAACGATCGCGCCTCAGCAATGGAACTTCATCTCGTCCATCGTAATGAGGCAGGAAAACTTGCTGTGGTAGGAGTTATGCTCAATGAAGGTAAGTCAAATCCTCTAATCGCCGAAATCTGGAAGCAAATTCCTGATGTTGGCGAAACAAAAACGGTGAGCGATCGCCTGATTAATGTGGCTAACCTCTTGCCTAGTAACAAAGCTTATTACAGCTACGCGGGATCGCTCACCACGCCGCCATGTAGTGAAGGTGTTAGCTGGAACATTTTTGTGGAGCCAATCACTGTTTCAGAAGAACAGATTGAAACATTTGCCAAAATCTATCAAGTTGATGCGCGTCCCCTTCAGCCTATTAATAATAGAGTTGTGCAGTTACATCTTTAACTCATAGCGCAAATCGCTGTGATACCAAAACACAAAATGGCTATGTCATTTTGTGTTTTTAACGTCAGTTCGACGAAAGCTAAAAATGGTAAGAATCGCTAGGCGATTCTTACCATTTTTCGCCAATTGCGTCGTGCGAAGCACGACGCAATTGGCTATATCGAACTCACGTTGTTTTTAAAACCTTTACTAGATTTAGTTTTCAATTTACAAGAGTGTCGTCACACTCAGCAATTCTCATTATGAAACCGATTTTGGTATTTCCAGCGCCGAAGGCGCTGGAAATACCAAAATCGGTTTTTTGAAAGTCCGCCAACGGCGGACTTTCAAAAAACCGATTTTTATAATGATAATTGCTGTAAGTCATGCTAAAGAATGAAGTGGCGAAGATTTTTTTCACTCTTCATTCTTTTTAAGTTAGGATCAAGCTTATTGCGGAATCGTTACTTTTAAGACTCTAAATCAATGAATGCGAATCAATGGCAATGGCGAGACAACGTATTAACTTGCGATCTATTGGCTGAATGGCGACATGGATTTTTTACGCGATCGCACGCTCCTCAATTACCAACCGATTTGCATAATCATTTGGTGACATCTGGCAAAGCCTATCGGGCGAAACAAGTACATGGTAATCGCTTAGTACATGCCGATGAAATCGAAACTGCACCAAATACAAACTTGCCTGAAGCCGATGGTGTATGGGCTACACGCGATGGTATGAATCGGTCAGTATGGGTCTGTACTGCTGATTGTGTACCTGTATTGATAGGCGATCGCAAGTTAGGCTCAATAGCGGCTGTCCATGCGGGATGGCGCGGAACTGCTGCGGGGATCGTGACTAAGGCGATCGCCACATTGTGCGATCAAGGTAGTGAGCTAAAGGATTTGCGAGTAGCGCTTGGTCCTGCAATTTCGGGTCATGTCTATCAAGTGTCTCAAGATGTGGCGCAACAGGTTACGGCTACAATTAGTCAAGCTGTGGGGGTACAACCTGATGAGCATCCAGAAAGAGTCAAGCTCGATTTACGTCAAGTCCAAGTGCAACAGCTTCAAGAATTAGGATTGCCAACAGAAAATGTGGCGATCGCCCCTTACTGCACTTTGCAACATGAGGAAATCTTCTTTTCCTATCGACGTTATTTTCTAAATAATCCCAATCCCCTGCCTAGAGCGCCACAAGTGCAATGGTCAGGAATTGCGATCGCTTAAATCCTCAGTGTTGTTATTCTCATTTAAGGGATTTCCATCTAAAAGTGCTTCCAGATCTGCAAATTCATCTATTTCAGTATCAATTTCCGAGGAAATTTCTTGAGCTTTCTTTTTTTCTGGGTTAACTTTATCTGCGTTATTCAATTCTTCTAATCTTGCGAAAAACTTATCAACCAAAAATTCTTGAACTAAGTATTTAGCATCTTGAATTTTTTGGTCATTACTTGCTATCTCTTCAGTACTTTCCTCACTAACTTGAGTTTCTAATGCTGGTAGATTTTCAGTAAAAGATTCTACATTTTCTTGTGCGATCGCTACTTGGGTTGGATCAAAAACTATTGATGGATCAATTGGTTCAGCACTTTCCTCATCTAAAGCTTCTCCATCAACTAGGCTCTGCTCAACAAAATTGCTTTCAATATCTAATTCTGGTGTTGCTTCAATAATCTGCACAGTTTCTAGATTATTGTCAACATCCTCAGATTCTTCGTCATTATCTTCTAAGTATTCTTTGAGAATATTTTCAACATAAGCATTAAAAGCAAGTAGCTCATCTAATTCGTCATCAAAATCTTGAGTTTGGTGGTTAGGTGTTTCTAACTTTAGCTCAGTAGGCGCAGCGATCGCTTCAATATCAATATGAGGCTCGTTAATAATCTCTGGCTCAGGTTCAAGACTTTTTGGAATGCTTACAGGAAGATTCTCTCGCTTGATCGATTTACCAAAACCAAGTTTTTTAGGCGAACCTCCAGTTTTACGTGACTTTTTTAAAAAATTTAGTCCTCTTTTGTCATCATTTGTTGTGGTTGTATTATCAACCACAACAACGTCCGAATCTTCGACAGTTTCAAGGGATTCTAATTCTTCATTATCTTCTGCAAGCTGTTCATTTAGAAAGGTATCAGCAGGATCTAAACTAGTTTCAACCTGTTCAGGTTCTTCAAGGTTTGTCTCTGAGCTAGTATCGGGACTTTCAAAAAACGTTAGTTCAGGATCTTCATCAGTCTCAAAAGCAACTAATTCATCAGTTTCTTCAACAATATTCTCAATCTCAGGCTCTTCAGTTGATGACTCAGATGCAGTATCAGTAATTTCTAAGTCTGTTTCAACAGGAACTGCTTCGTCAATAGAATCATGGGAGGCAAAAGGATTTAATTCTTCAGGTTCTTGAGTAATTGCTTGATCTAGTTCTTGATTCAAAACTGACTTGATTTGAGGTTCTTCAAAAATCTGCTCAGTTTCAGGCTCAGCAATTGCTTCAATTACAGATTCTTCGGCAGCGATCGCACTAATCTCTAATTCTTCAACTTCTTCTACAAGCTGAGCA
This genomic stretch from Pseudanabaena galeata CCNP1313 harbors:
- the pgeF gene encoding peptidoglycan editing factor PgeF — its product is MNANQWQWRDNVLTCDLLAEWRHGFFTRSHAPQLPTDLHNHLVTSGKAYRAKQVHGNRLVHADEIETAPNTNLPEADGVWATRDGMNRSVWVCTADCVPVLIGDRKLGSIAAVHAGWRGTAAGIVTKAIATLCDQGSELKDLRVALGPAISGHVYQVSQDVAQQVTATISQAVGVQPDEHPERVKLDLRQVQVQQLQELGLPTENVAIAPYCTLQHEEIFFSYRRYFLNNPNPLPRAPQVQWSGIAIA
- a CDS encoding carbonic anhydrase produces the protein MITQKFNRRERKSMDILNRNYGKKLISLVAIALVTLALLAKPVLAVDSPHWSYGGAANPTQWGKLSNDFTMCELGKDQSPINIKNAIEDSPAKISFDYQPSPLSVVNNGHTIQVNYAQGSTVSINGEKYLLLQFHFHTPSEHEINDRASAMELHLVHRNEAGKLAVVGVMLNEGKSNPLIAEIWKQIPDVGETKTVSDRLINVANLLPSNKAYYSYAGSLTTPPCSEGVSWNIFVEPITVSEEQIETFAKIYQVDARPLQPINNRVVQLHL
- a CDS encoding low-complexity tail membrane protein; its protein translation is MTFKDLAIIPEDYMTPSPSTNQTSNISLGNHPFIWGNIALLAGVPWLLVLSMAGLAVGDPVFPAWFEIFLLGFPAIALAAWVQWQQPISPFSLWFVAKPSESLNEPERQVLTLVKQHRNGWYVTGWIAAIVAISMSAVFCKLYLAAPLAQVIAPFPASLRLFGIIWAEIFFLLSNILAQAGISALRIKLTADSDFKGLQPFAVDKIKNNFTNIGWRSPQLLKFFEEEAIGEVTNDLPQGKIADEVVVDQSPDLQESQDSQEQETEEAEPSNIVSEVISEVDSEINSLVENVSETEEIASTTEDAITEPVEITSAFEPTEIFPEPQLETILDEEIVQESEAADVSSDAQLVEEVEELEISAIAAEESVIEAIAEPETEQIFEEPQIKSVLNQELDQAITQEPEELNPFASHDSIDEAVPVETDLEITDTASESSTEEPEIENIVEETDELVAFETDEDPELTFFESPDTSSETNLEEPEQVETSLDPADTFLNEQLAEDNEELESLETVEDSDVVVVDNTTTTNDDKRGLNFLKKSRKTGGSPKKLGFGKSIKRENLPVSIPKSLEPEPEIINEPHIDIEAIAAPTELKLETPNHQTQDFDDELDELLAFNAYVENILKEYLEDNDEESEDVDNNLETVQIIEATPELDIESNFVEQSLVDGEALDEESAEPIDPSIVFDPTQVAIAQENVESFTENLPALETQVSEESTEEIASNDQKIQDAKYLVQEFLVDKFFARLEELNNADKVNPEKKKAQEISSEIDTEIDEFADLEALLDGNPLNENNNTEDLSDRNS